Proteins encoded within one genomic window of Companilactobacillus zhachilii:
- a CDS encoding DUF6056 family protein, whose protein sequence is MKRTVKLSFYIIIFIIFGLIGMWMPLLGDDLHWGTYFGSNYFPQGIFLKYDGRYLGDLLVITMTKFKPIAFLGYGTFMTAIVYLIQKIREQIKAPKSLGLMSSTLAAILIFLTPNVIFKQILGWHAGFANYVPSLVFPLFMLYLVLKNYDNKNIHYYRTSTYLIFFAAIFAQFFAEHLTILNVFNTILVWLFLRKHFGDQFKKVLNFILAGNLIGAFLMFINGAYLKILFGRDSYRSLKGSSNSDTMFNYLRIQFSAKHLMIVGIGILIFSIVVLIYSLKVKNVKQRIANLALLLSSFVVVAPFLVVSPFGSRCMFATYIFFVTIFAINIDILIDNYEKYLLPLLVLVTLGLGLHTDAIAHNYGKTFDMQIQYSMYQNKVSRDTQYFLQYKDTKHIWLTAPIQNDANFAELYVANRNRNMVPINYYDWTDAVRKLKGKNFSTHDAYMKAFDQQILKKVKLIQAKENK, encoded by the coding sequence ATGAAACGTACAGTTAAACTTAGCTTTTATATTATTATCTTCATCATCTTCGGTCTAATTGGCATGTGGATGCCGCTTTTAGGGGATGACCTTCACTGGGGAACCTACTTCGGTAGTAACTACTTTCCACAAGGCATCTTTCTCAAATACGATGGACGTTACTTAGGTGACTTGCTTGTTATTACCATGACAAAGTTCAAACCAATTGCCTTTCTTGGCTACGGAACTTTCATGACCGCCATCGTCTATTTGATTCAAAAAATCCGTGAGCAAATCAAAGCTCCTAAATCTCTCGGATTAATGTCATCTACTTTAGCGGCTATCTTAATTTTCTTAACACCCAACGTTATCTTCAAACAAATTCTCGGCTGGCACGCGGGGTTTGCTAACTATGTACCATCGCTAGTATTTCCGTTATTTATGCTCTATCTAGTTTTAAAAAATTATGATAATAAAAATATTCATTATTATCGTACCAGCACTTACTTGATCTTCTTTGCTGCTATTTTTGCCCAGTTCTTCGCTGAACATCTAACTATTTTGAATGTTTTCAATACCATTTTAGTGTGGCTATTCCTCAGAAAACATTTCGGAGATCAGTTTAAAAAAGTTTTGAACTTTATTTTAGCTGGTAATTTAATTGGTGCCTTTTTAATGTTTATCAATGGTGCATATCTCAAGATTCTCTTTGGAAGAGATTCTTACCGCTCACTTAAAGGTTCAAGCAATTCCGATACCATGTTCAACTACTTACGCATCCAATTCTCTGCAAAACATCTAATGATTGTAGGAATCGGAATCTTAATCTTCTCTATTGTCGTTCTTATTTATTCACTAAAGGTTAAAAATGTTAAACAAAGAATTGCCAACTTAGCGCTCCTATTATCTAGCTTTGTTGTCGTCGCACCGTTCCTTGTTGTTTCACCATTTGGTTCAAGATGTATGTTTGCAACTTATATATTCTTCGTAACAATCTTTGCAATAAATATAGATATATTAATTGATAATTACGAAAAATATCTTTTACCACTATTAGTTCTGGTCACTTTAGGATTAGGACTTCATACCGATGCCATAGCTCATAATTATGGCAAAACTTTCGACATGCAAATTCAATACTCGATGTATCAAAATAAAGTTTCACGTGATACACAATACTTCTTACAATACAAAGATACTAAGCATATTTGGTTAACTGCCCCTATTCAAAACGACGCTAACTTTGCTGAATTATACGTCGCTAACAGAAATCGCAATATGGTACCAATTAATTACTATGATTGGACTGATGCTGTGAGAAAGCTAAAAGGTAAAAACTTTAGTACTCACGATGCCTATATGAAAGCCTTTGATCAACAAATCTTGAAAAAGGTTAAGCTTATTCAAGCCAAAGAAAATAAATAA
- the rbsD gene encoding D-ribose pyranase, translating into MKKTRVINSNISRVIAQMGHFDTIGIGDAGMPVPADTEKIDLAVEAGLPSFIQVLENVLSELEVQKVYLAEEIKVQNPEQLAAVKKVVGDTPIEFIPHEEMKKDLSDTKAFIRTGEETPYSNILLESGVVF; encoded by the coding sequence ATGAAAAAAACGAGAGTTATTAACTCAAATATATCACGTGTGATTGCCCAAATGGGACATTTCGATACGATTGGAATTGGTGATGCAGGGATGCCAGTTCCAGCTGATACAGAGAAAATTGATTTAGCTGTTGAGGCCGGTTTACCAAGTTTCATTCAAGTTTTGGAAAATGTTTTGAGTGAATTGGAAGTACAAAAAGTCTACTTAGCTGAGGAAATTAAGGTTCAAAATCCGGAACAATTAGCTGCTGTTAAAAAAGTTGTGGGTGATACTCCAATCGAATTTATTCCCCATGAGGAAATGAAGAAAGATTTGAGTGACACGAAAGCATTTATTCGGACAGGTGAGGAAACACCATATTCAAATATTTTACTTGAAAGTGGAGTTGTCTTTTAG
- the rbsK gene encoding ribokinase, with protein MKKIVVLGSINVDIILNIARLPLPGETMAMHDRSTAGGGKGANQAIAAVRAGAETSFIAKIGQDRSADFMLDTFKYDGLNIDHVTQDDKAGTGQAYILLDDNGQNSILIYGGANQTITTEDIQNASEAIANADCMITEFETPIAASIEAFKIAKANNVLTILNPAPAKTDIPEELLKLTDIIVPNETEAEAITGIKVTDEASMVAAANKLHSMGVKNVIITVGANGSFYSVDEKTGFVNAYKVNTVDTTAAGDTFIGYLASKLNPDLDNIEEAMKFASKASSITVQTKGAQNSIPHVRDVEI; from the coding sequence ATGAAAAAAATAGTCGTACTAGGTTCAATCAATGTTGATATTATTTTAAATATTGCCCGTTTGCCTTTACCGGGCGAAACAATGGCAATGCATGACCGTTCAACTGCCGGTGGTGGTAAGGGTGCCAACCAAGCAATTGCAGCTGTTCGTGCTGGTGCAGAAACGTCATTTATTGCTAAAATCGGTCAAGATCGTTCAGCTGATTTTATGTTGGATACATTTAAATATGATGGCTTAAATATTGATCACGTTACCCAAGATGATAAAGCTGGTACTGGCCAAGCTTATATTCTTTTGGATGATAATGGTCAAAACAGTATTTTGATTTATGGTGGAGCTAATCAAACAATTACAACAGAAGATATTCAAAATGCTTCAGAAGCAATTGCTAATGCTGATTGCATGATTACCGAGTTTGAAACACCAATTGCAGCATCAATTGAGGCTTTTAAGATTGCTAAAGCCAATAATGTTTTAACAATTTTGAATCCAGCTCCAGCCAAAACAGACATTCCTGAAGAGTTGTTGAAGCTTACTGACATCATCGTTCCTAACGAAACAGAAGCTGAAGCAATTACTGGAATTAAGGTTACTGATGAGGCTTCAATGGTAGCTGCCGCAAATAAATTACATTCAATGGGCGTGAAAAATGTTATAATAACAGTTGGTGCCAATGGGTCCTTCTATTCAGTTGATGAAAAGACAGGATTTGTAAACGCCTATAAAGTTAACACTGTTGATACAACAGCTGCTGGTGATACATTTATCGGTTATTTAGCTTCAAAGCTAAATCCAGATTTAGATAATATCGAAGAAGCAATGAAATTTGCAAGTAAAGCATCATCTATTACAGTTCAAACAAAGGGTGCTCAAAATTCAATTCCTCATGTTAGAGATGTTGAAATTTAA
- a CDS encoding cold-shock protein produces the protein MEHGTVKWFNAEKGYGFITREDGSDVFVHFSAIQGDGYKTLEEGQAVTFDIEDSDRGPQASNVVKD, from the coding sequence ATGGAACACGGAACAGTTAAATGGTTTAACGCAGAAAAAGGCTATGGTTTTATTACACGCGAAGATGGTAGTGACGTATTTGTTCACTTCTCAGCAATCCAAGGTGACGGTTACAAGACACTTGAAGAAGGTCAAGCTGTAACATTCGACATCGAAGATTCAGATCGTGGCCCACAAGCTTCAAACGTTGTTAAAGACTAA
- a CDS encoding MFS transporter: MQDNWKQNFRILWFGNFITDMGNAMTLPFIVLFIDTLGTFNKVELNLLGAAAFSLTYLSKAIVSPLWGRLADLKGRKLMCLRASGVMTLTILMVGLSPNVWFLLFFRILQGAFSGYINNANALMSLSAPKKIQGHVMSKLVTGSISGSLLGPLIGGFLATWFGYRGAFLSQVF; the protein is encoded by the coding sequence ATGCAAGATAACTGGAAACAAAATTTTCGGATTTTATGGTTTGGAAATTTCATAACTGATATGGGCAATGCAATGACATTGCCCTTTATTGTGCTCTTTATTGATACCTTAGGTACATTTAATAAAGTTGAACTTAATTTATTAGGTGCGGCGGCATTTTCATTGACTTATTTAAGTAAGGCGATTGTCTCGCCGTTGTGGGGACGGCTGGCCGATCTTAAAGGCCGAAAATTGATGTGTTTACGCGCCTCTGGAGTAATGACGCTGACGATTCTTATGGTAGGTTTATCACCGAATGTTTGGTTTTTGTTATTTTTCCGTATTCTTCAAGGGGCCTTTTCGGGATACATCAACAATGCTAACGCTTTAATGTCACTTTCAGCCCCGAAAAAGATTCAGGGACATGTGATGAGTAAGTTGGTGACTGGTAGCATTTCAGGTTCGTTACTGGGCCCATTGATTGGGGGCTTTTTAGCAACCTGGTTTGGCTATCGTGGAGCTTTTTTGTCACAAGTTTTTTGA
- a CDS encoding MFS transporter: MAIVFFTTWLGVKEEFTPITRQELQPALPLMKKIGWPFFIALFGTILAVKATTNAITPMLSLLVREMDSGGHNTVIMTGVIAAAPGFATIIFAGVVGALIDRLGALKSMIIFLTSAIICLVLTSLVQNIWQLIVFRFLLGISDAALIPSAQILTVRNVPKSIFGRVFSYNQSAHAFGNFLGPMLAAWIAIGFGYKSIFLFSACLELLALGSWLYYLKRQKKKQA, translated from the coding sequence ATGGCGATCGTATTTTTCACGACTTGGTTAGGTGTTAAAGAAGAATTTACACCGATTACACGGCAAGAACTTCAACCAGCGTTACCTTTAATGAAAAAAATTGGCTGGCCATTTTTTATTGCCTTGTTTGGGACGATATTAGCGGTTAAAGCAACGACCAATGCAATTACACCGATGTTGAGTTTACTCGTCAGAGAAATGGATTCTGGTGGTCACAACACGGTAATTATGACAGGAGTCATTGCAGCTGCTCCTGGTTTTGCAACAATAATATTTGCAGGCGTCGTTGGAGCGTTGATCGACAGACTCGGAGCTTTGAAAAGTATGATTATCTTTTTAACATCGGCAATTATTTGTTTAGTCTTAACTAGCTTAGTTCAAAATATTTGGCAATTGATTGTTTTTAGATTTCTTTTAGGTATATCTGACGCTGCCTTAATTCCATCAGCTCAAATTTTAACTGTACGAAATGTACCGAAATCCATTTTTGGACGTGTTTTCAGTTATAATCAATCAGCGCACGCATTTGGTAATTTTTTAGGACCAATGTTGGCAGCGTGGATTGCAATTGGATTTGGTTACAAAAGTATCTTCTTGTTCTCGGCTTGTTTAGAATTATTGGCTCTAGGATCATGGCTATATTATTTGAAACGACAGAAAAAGAAACAAGCATAA
- a CDS encoding glycoside hydrolase family 73 protein yields MPQKRRYTARRTSKRRKRGKNNNTTFILLAIVALFVISFFGYRRYVQYQSEMKVEMVQQEHSAFVKKIAPYAVELGKDYGVLPSITIAQAILESDWGTSSLATQYNNYFGIKGDDPANTKVLQTKEYTNGQWITINGRFRVYSDFRESMKDHTKLLVNGTSWNSQQYKQVLQSKDYIDAALALQTDGYATDPGYTSKIIRIIQKYNLKKYDEGIK; encoded by the coding sequence TTGCCACAAAAGAGGAGATACACAGCACGTCGGACGAGTAAGCGGCGCAAGCGTGGAAAGAATAATAATACGACTTTCATTTTACTAGCAATCGTAGCACTGTTTGTTATCAGCTTTTTCGGTTACAGGCGATATGTCCAGTATCAAAGTGAAATGAAAGTTGAAATGGTTCAACAAGAGCACAGCGCTTTTGTTAAAAAAATTGCTCCATACGCGGTCGAACTTGGTAAAGATTATGGCGTTTTACCCAGCATAACGATTGCGCAAGCAATTTTAGAAAGCGATTGGGGAACTAGTTCACTGGCAACACAGTATAATAACTATTTTGGTATTAAAGGTGATGACCCTGCAAATACAAAGGTTTTACAGACTAAAGAATATACGAATGGTCAGTGGATAACTATCAACGGACGTTTCCGAGTTTATTCGGATTTTCGAGAGTCGATGAAAGATCATACAAAATTACTAGTTAACGGAACATCGTGGAATTCGCAACAATACAAGCAAGTTCTGCAATCGAAGGATTATATTGATGCAGCTTTAGCTTTGCAAACTGACGGATATGCGACTGATCCTGGCTATACTAGTAAAATTATTCGGATTATTCAGAAATATAATCTGAAAAAATACGATGAAGGTATCAAGTAA
- a CDS encoding xanthine phosphoribosyltransferase, with protein MKELEERIKTDGRVLGKDVLKVDSFLNHQVDPMLMERMGEEFYKHFKDSGINKILTVESSGIAPAVMTGLKFQVPVVFARKHKSVTLSDDLYTSEVYSFTKKTSNHISIAKKYLSSDDKVLIIDDFLANGQAVNGLNTIIEAAGAQLAGIGIVIEKSFQKGRQMIDKSGTPVYSLAKIKAFENGQVVFEEEDD; from the coding sequence ATGAAGGAATTAGAAGAGAGAATCAAAACGGATGGTCGAGTTTTAGGCAAGGACGTGCTTAAAGTCGATAGTTTTTTAAACCATCAAGTTGACCCAATGTTAATGGAACGAATGGGTGAGGAATTCTACAAACACTTTAAAGATTCAGGTATTAACAAAATTTTGACAGTGGAGTCATCAGGTATTGCTCCGGCTGTTATGACTGGTTTGAAATTTCAAGTTCCAGTTGTGTTTGCTAGAAAGCACAAGTCTGTGACATTGAGTGATGATCTTTATACATCAGAAGTTTATTCATTTACAAAGAAGACTTCTAATCACATTAGTATCGCTAAAAAATACCTATCTAGTGATGATAAAGTTTTGATCATTGATGATTTCTTAGCTAATGGTCAAGCCGTTAATGGTTTGAATACAATTATTGAAGCTGCTGGTGCACAATTAGCCGGTATCGGGATCGTAATTGAAAAATCCTTCCAAAAGGGAAGACAAATGATTGATAAATCAGGTACTCCAGTTTATTCACTAGCTAAAATCAAAGCTTTTGAAAATGGACAAGTAGTTTTCGAAGAAGAAGACGATTAG
- a CDS encoding ATP-grasp domain-containing protein has translation MTFIAPGKTLGIIGGGSETYIFELEAKRMGFRTMLLTDEEKDIATQAADSFLVGQLENIENLSELGRRSDLLLYMDENFDSELLKQLAKTYNVAQGADLLAIAQDRYIERTFLNDLNINVPPFFSIVTVDDIKKAVEEIGFPCILKPIQKNQTVLKRHVLYNDNDVERVQKLLQDGTYILEAWIDTKTEYSIMVSKGKDQKIHTFPMIKEIYDGTHLMSSFIFKKNNPDVEAEMQRVALMVAENIDYVGIFGIGFILSQSGVLYVKRIFPGINYSANVYQEATGISQFELHIRAICDWPIPEIFPMVNAATLKIIEGNLPQSLDLLQEKAQWKFNYYTGFKAKNQADRDVGYISIFSDDVEELKNDILTTNIWRVE, from the coding sequence ATGACTTTTATTGCGCCCGGTAAGACTTTAGGCATAATTGGTGGCGGTAGTGAAACATATATTTTTGAATTGGAAGCTAAGAGAATGGGCTTTAGAACCATGCTTTTAACTGATGAAGAGAAGGATATTGCGACACAAGCTGCCGACAGTTTTTTAGTCGGTCAGTTAGAAAATATTGAAAATCTAAGTGAATTGGGCCGTAGAAGTGACCTTCTGTTGTATATGGACGAAAACTTTGATAGTGAGCTATTAAAACAGTTGGCCAAGACATACAATGTGGCTCAGGGGGCTGATTTATTAGCCATTGCTCAAGATCGTTATATCGAGAGAACTTTCTTAAATGATCTAAATATCAATGTGCCGCCATTTTTTTCGATCGTGACCGTGGACGATATAAAAAAAGCTGTCGAAGAAATTGGTTTTCCGTGCATCTTGAAACCGATTCAAAAGAATCAAACAGTTTTAAAACGACATGTATTATATAACGATAATGATGTCGAACGTGTTCAAAAATTGCTCCAAGATGGAACGTATATCTTAGAAGCTTGGATTGATACGAAAACGGAATACTCCATCATGGTCAGTAAGGGAAAGGACCAAAAGATTCATACGTTCCCAATGATCAAAGAAATTTATGATGGAACGCATCTGATGAGTTCATTTATTTTTAAGAAGAACAATCCAGATGTGGAAGCAGAAATGCAACGTGTCGCCTTGATGGTGGCTGAAAATATTGATTATGTAGGAATTTTTGGTATAGGCTTTATCCTATCTCAATCCGGGGTGTTGTACGTCAAACGAATTTTCCCAGGTATCAATTATTCAGCTAATGTTTATCAAGAGGCAACCGGCATTTCACAATTTGAATTACATATCAGAGCTATTTGTGATTGGCCAATTCCTGAGATTTTTCCAATGGTTAATGCGGCAACCTTAAAAATTATTGAGGGTAACTTGCCCCAGAGTTTGGATCTACTTCAGGAAAAGGCTCAGTGGAAATTTAATTATTACACTGGTTTCAAAGCTAAGAATCAAGCCGACCGGGATGTCGGATATATTTCCATTTTCTCAGACGATGTCGAAGAATTAAAAAATGATATCTTAACAACTAATATTTGGAGAGTAGAATAA
- the purB gene encoding adenylosuccinate lyase, giving the protein MIDRYVTEQMKPIWTDQNRFQAWLEVEIAAVEGWSKEGEIPAEDAKLIAQNAKFDVSEIAEIEKETKHDVVAFTRDVSRYLGPEKKWVHFGLTSTDVVDTAYGYLMKQANDIIREDLNEFLKVVGEKALKYKDTVMIGRTHGVHAEPTTFGLVLANWYSEIKRDIERFDHAAKGVEAGKISGAVGSYANVPTDVEKFVCDKLGIRAQEISTQVLPRDLHAEYIQTMALIATSIERFALEVRHLQRTEVREAEEFFAAGQKGSSAMPHKRNPIGSENVTGLARVIRGHAFTALEDVPLWHERDISHSSAERIIIPDTTELLDYILRRFTKITKDLTVFPDKMLEDMNITHGLIFSQRVLLKLVEAGYSREQSYDIVQPMTAKAWDEKKDFRTMLENDSRVTDKLSSEDLDDAFDYHWHLRHVDEIFKRVGLE; this is encoded by the coding sequence ATGATTGATAGATATGTAACTGAACAAATGAAACCAATTTGGACAGACCAAAACAGATTTCAAGCTTGGCTCGAGGTAGAAATTGCTGCCGTTGAAGGTTGGAGCAAAGAAGGAGAAATCCCTGCTGAAGATGCTAAGTTAATTGCTCAAAACGCTAAGTTCGATGTTTCAGAGATTGCCGAAATCGAAAAAGAAACAAAACATGACGTAGTTGCTTTTACAAGAGATGTTTCTAGATATCTTGGACCAGAAAAGAAATGGGTCCACTTTGGATTAACATCAACTGATGTCGTTGATACAGCCTATGGATACTTGATGAAACAGGCTAATGATATTATTCGTGAAGATTTAAATGAATTTCTCAAGGTAGTCGGTGAGAAAGCTCTTAAGTATAAAGATACCGTTATGATCGGTAGAACTCACGGTGTCCACGCCGAACCAACAACTTTCGGTTTAGTATTAGCTAACTGGTATTCAGAAATCAAACGTGATATCGAACGTTTTGACCACGCTGCTAAGGGCGTTGAAGCTGGTAAAATCAGTGGTGCTGTTGGTAGTTACGCTAATGTCCCAACTGATGTTGAAAAATTTGTTTGTGACAAGTTAGGCATCCGTGCCCAAGAAATTTCAACTCAAGTGTTACCACGTGATTTGCATGCCGAATATATTCAAACAATGGCTTTGATTGCCACATCAATCGAACGTTTTGCTTTGGAAGTTCGTCATTTGCAAAGAACTGAAGTCCGTGAAGCCGAAGAATTCTTCGCTGCTGGACAAAAGGGATCATCAGCAATGCCTCATAAACGTAATCCAATCGGTTCTGAGAACGTAACTGGTTTGGCACGTGTAATTAGAGGACATGCTTTTACAGCGCTAGAAGATGTGCCATTGTGGCATGAAAGAGATATTTCACATAGTTCAGCTGAAAGAATTATCATTCCTGATACAACTGAATTGTTGGATTACATCTTGCGCAGATTTACTAAGATCACAAAAGACCTAACAGTCTTCCCTGATAAGATGTTAGAAGATATGAATATCACCCATGGTTTGATTTTCTCACAACGTGTTCTATTGAAACTTGTTGAAGCAGGATATTCACGTGAACAATCATATGATATCGTGCAACCAATGACAGCCAAAGCTTGGGACGAAAAGAAAGACTTCAGAACAATGCTTGAAAATGATTCGAGAGTTACTGATAAGTTATCATCAGAAGACTTGGACGATGCTTTCGATTATCATTGGCATTTACGTCACGTTGACGAAATTTTTAAACGTGTTGGTTTGGAATAA